The genomic DNA GCAGCTCAACCGCAAGGACGACGCCCCGCCGCACGAGCAGCTGTCGGAGCGCGAGTTCCAGGTGTTCCTCAAGCTTGCCAAGGGCGAGACGGCGGGCGACATCGCCAAGGCCTTGTCGTTGAGCGTCAAGACGGTGAGCACCTACCGGACGCGTCTGATGGAAAAGATGAGCCTGTCCTCCAACAGCGATCTGACCTACTACGCGCTCAAGAACCGCCTGATTGACTGACATGGAACAGTGGCCTCAGTCCGGGGTCATGATTCGGGTCCGGCGGGGCATGGAGGTTCAGGTGTGAAGCCTGGACCCGGCGTGCAGCCCCGCCGCGGCGGGTTCACGCAGCTTGGCCAGATGCCGGCATGGGGGGGTTGGAATCCAGGGGCACGGGGCCGCTGTGCTGGATGCAGTAGTCCACCAGCGCGTCGATTTCATTGGATTTGTCGAACACCGCGTCCACGCCCAGCTGCGCACAGCGCATGCGCACGTCGGGTGTCGCATAGTTGCTGAGCACCACCATCTTCTGGCCAGGCTTGCGGTCGCGGCAGGCCGCCAGCACCCCCAGGCCGCTGCCCTGGCGCAGGAACAGGTCCACGATGGCCAGGTCCCACTGCCCGCTGTTCGCGGCCAGCCAGCTCTTGCCTTCGTCTTCCGTCTCCGCCACTCCTACCGCCTCTACGGACGCCAACTCTTCGAGAGTACCAATCAGGTTCTCACGGATGGTC from Acidovorax sp. A79 includes the following:
- a CDS encoding response regulator — encoded protein: MKLRTYIVEDNATIRENLIGTLEELASVEAVGVAETEDEGKSWLAANSGQWDLAIVDLFLRQGSGLGVLAACRDRKPGQKMVVLSNYATPDVRMRCAQLGVDAVFDKSNEIDALVDYCIQHSGPVPLDSNPPMPASGQAA